One genomic window of Megachile rotundata isolate GNS110a chromosome 12, iyMegRotu1, whole genome shotgun sequence includes the following:
- the pygo gene encoding pygopus family PHD finger isoform X1: MSHNIAGMPPFARMPLGGMGMGVNMGPSAPHPESSGHPHPPPPPPTGANPKKKRRTNANVAQPPPQQPPTVQDLLPPPLTGYGDTIVASNPFDDTPPQTTQTPMMHGGPPHMHPHHPHHMSGPPMRGMSPLTSIGGMSPMMPHSMGSMSPMGNSPMTNHMNHMGAMSPMNHAPIGGMSPMNNMGPSMPPGPMNTMNNHMNMSHMGNSQLSGPPMGSPMNNMNSGPMGSPMNNMGHSMGSPMGGPLGSPMNTMGGSNHMPNGPMNMNNINNHIPPNSPLNGPSMNSVNSPLGHNGSQPHPNHMGNNLNNLGRPMNGPMTTMSSMVSNNMNMSGPNQINNMNMGGPPMNNMSNMSINHHNQMSHMGGPMGTMSSNMGGGPPMSHPINMGGSMPPHGFQGPPGMGPKPMPVSAGKIYPPDQPMVFNPQNPNAPPIYPCGVCHKEVHDNDQAILCESGCNFWFHRGCTGLSETAYQLLTAEVYAEWVCDKCLQSKNIPLVKFKP, translated from the exons ATGAGCCACAATATTGCAGGCATGCCACCCTTTGCAAGGATGCCTTTAGGGGGTATGGGTATGGGTGTGAACATGGGTCCTAGTGCCCCGCATCCTGAATCTTCTGGACACCCCCATCCTCCACCACCGCCACCTACTGGTGCCAATCCTAAAAAGAAGCGACGTACAAATGCTAATGTTGCTCAACCACCCCCTCAGCAACCTCCAACAGTGCAG GATTTATTACCACCCCCTTTAACGGGTTATGGAGATACAATAGTAGCAAGCAACCCTTTTGACGACACACCGCCGCAAACAACGCAAACTCCTATGATGCATGGCGGACCACCCCACATGCACCCTCATCACCCGCATCATATGAGTGGCCCACCTATGAGAGGCATGAGTCCTCTAACTTCTATAGGTGGAATGAGCCCTATGATGCCTCATAGTATGGGTAGTATGAGCCCTATGGGAAATTCACCCATGACAAATCATATGAATCATATGGGAGCAATGTCTCCTATGAATCACGCGCCAATAGGTGGTATGAGCCCAATGAATAATATGGGCCCAAGTATGCCACCTGGCCCAATGAATACTATGAATAATCATATGAATATGAGTCACATGGGTAACTCTCAACTTAGTGGTCCACCTATGGGTAGTCCAATGAACAATATGAACAGTGGACCGATGGGTAGTCCTATGAATAACATGGGGCATAGCATGGGAAGTCCTATGGGTGGTCCATTAGGTTCCCCTATGAACACCATGGGTGGATCAAATCACATGCCCAATGGACCAATGAACATGAACAATATCAATAACCACATACCACCCAATAGCCCGTTAAACGGCCCATCCATGAACAGTGTAAACAGTCCATTAGGACATAATGGATCTCAACCGCATCCGAATCATATGGGAAATAATCTTAATAACTTAGGTAGGCCCATGAACGGACCTATGACAACCATGAGTTCCATGGTATCCAATAATATGAATATGAGTGGTCCAAAccaaataaataatatgaatatggGTGGGCCACCAATGAACAATATGTCCAATATGAGTATTAATCATCACAATCAAATGAGTCACATGGGTGGTCCAATGGGCACAATGTCCAGTAATATGGGTGGTGGTCCACCAATGAGTCATCCCATAAATATGGGAGGTTCTATGCCACCTCATGGTTTCCAAGGTCCACCAGGAATGGGACCAAAACCAATGCCAGTTTCTGCGGGAAAG ATATATCCTCCAGATCAGCCTATGGTGTTTAACCCACAAAATCCTAATGCTCCGCCTATTTATCCTTGCGGAGTGTGTCACAAAGAAGTACACGACAACGACCAAGCGATTCTTTGCGAATCGGGTTGTAACTTCTGGTTTCACAG GGGATGCACAGGATTATCGGAAACTGCTTATCAATTATTAACGGCAGAAGTTTACGCGGAATGGGTGTGTGATAAGTGCTTGCAGTCAAAAAATATACCTTTGGTTAAATTCAAACCATAA
- the pygo gene encoding pygopus family PHD finger isoform X2: MSHNIAGMPPFARMPLGGMGMGVNMGPSAPHPESSGHPHPPPPPPTGANPKKKRRTNANVAQPPPQQPPTVQDLLPPPLTGYGDTIVASNPFDDTPPQTTQTPMMHGGPPHMHPHHPHHMSGPPMRGMSPLTSIGGMSPMMPHSMGSMSPMGNSPMTNHMNHMGAMSPMNHAPIGGMSPMNNMGPSMPPGPMNTMNNHMNMSHMGNSQLSGPPMGSPMNNMNSGPMGSPMNNMGHSMGSPMGGPLGSPMNTMGGSNHMPNGPMNMNNINNHIPPNSPLNGPSMNSVNSPLGHNGSQPHPNHMGNNLNNLGRPMNGPMTTMSSMVSNNMNMSGPNQINNMNMGGPPMNNMSNMSINHHNQMSHMGGPMGTMSSNMGGGPPMSHPINMGGSMPPHGFQGPPGMGPKPMPVSAGKIYPPDQPMVFNPQNPNAPPIYPCGVCHKEVHDNDQAILCESGCNFWFHRKFY; the protein is encoded by the exons ATGAGCCACAATATTGCAGGCATGCCACCCTTTGCAAGGATGCCTTTAGGGGGTATGGGTATGGGTGTGAACATGGGTCCTAGTGCCCCGCATCCTGAATCTTCTGGACACCCCCATCCTCCACCACCGCCACCTACTGGTGCCAATCCTAAAAAGAAGCGACGTACAAATGCTAATGTTGCTCAACCACCCCCTCAGCAACCTCCAACAGTGCAG GATTTATTACCACCCCCTTTAACGGGTTATGGAGATACAATAGTAGCAAGCAACCCTTTTGACGACACACCGCCGCAAACAACGCAAACTCCTATGATGCATGGCGGACCACCCCACATGCACCCTCATCACCCGCATCATATGAGTGGCCCACCTATGAGAGGCATGAGTCCTCTAACTTCTATAGGTGGAATGAGCCCTATGATGCCTCATAGTATGGGTAGTATGAGCCCTATGGGAAATTCACCCATGACAAATCATATGAATCATATGGGAGCAATGTCTCCTATGAATCACGCGCCAATAGGTGGTATGAGCCCAATGAATAATATGGGCCCAAGTATGCCACCTGGCCCAATGAATACTATGAATAATCATATGAATATGAGTCACATGGGTAACTCTCAACTTAGTGGTCCACCTATGGGTAGTCCAATGAACAATATGAACAGTGGACCGATGGGTAGTCCTATGAATAACATGGGGCATAGCATGGGAAGTCCTATGGGTGGTCCATTAGGTTCCCCTATGAACACCATGGGTGGATCAAATCACATGCCCAATGGACCAATGAACATGAACAATATCAATAACCACATACCACCCAATAGCCCGTTAAACGGCCCATCCATGAACAGTGTAAACAGTCCATTAGGACATAATGGATCTCAACCGCATCCGAATCATATGGGAAATAATCTTAATAACTTAGGTAGGCCCATGAACGGACCTATGACAACCATGAGTTCCATGGTATCCAATAATATGAATATGAGTGGTCCAAAccaaataaataatatgaatatggGTGGGCCACCAATGAACAATATGTCCAATATGAGTATTAATCATCACAATCAAATGAGTCACATGGGTGGTCCAATGGGCACAATGTCCAGTAATATGGGTGGTGGTCCACCAATGAGTCATCCCATAAATATGGGAGGTTCTATGCCACCTCATGGTTTCCAAGGTCCACCAGGAATGGGACCAAAACCAATGCCAGTTTCTGCGGGAAAG ATATATCCTCCAGATCAGCCTATGGTGTTTAACCCACAAAATCCTAATGCTCCGCCTATTTATCCTTGCGGAGTGTGTCACAAAGAAGTACACGACAACGACCAAGCGATTCTTTGCGAATCGGGTTGTAACTTCTGGTTTCACAG AAAATTCTATTAA
- the CSP2 gene encoding chemosensory protein 2, whose amino-acid sequence MASAIKLLLVVCALLVCSVTAESEVGQTGRSRVSDEQVNMALSDQRYLRRQLKCALGEAPCDPVGRRLKSLAPLVLRGSCPQCSPEETRQIKKVLSHIQRTYPKEWSKIVQQYAGVS is encoded by the exons ATGGCTTCGGCAATCAAG CTCCTATTGGTCGTCTGCGCTTTGCTTGTCTGCAGTGTAACGGCGGAATCGGAAGTGGGACAGACAGGAAGATCACGGGTCTCCGACGAGCAAGTAAATATGGCCCTAAGCGATCAGCGTTACTTGAGGAGACAGCTTAAATGTGCTTTGGGAGAAGCTCCCTGTGACCCGGTCGGGAGACGTTTAAAAA GTTTAGCGCCGCTGGTTTTGAGAGGCTCCTGCCCGCAATGTAGTCCTGAGGAAACGCGACAGATCAAGAAGGTCCTTTCACACATTCAACGAACCTATCCAAAGGAGTGGTCGAAGATAGTGCAGCAGTATGCCGGAGTTTCGTAA